The Candidatus Hydrogenedentota bacterium genome includes a region encoding these proteins:
- a CDS encoding response regulator — translation MNDSNRILIVDDETVIRELLSDILADDGYTVESVASAPAALDLITARDEFVLLFTDIMMPEMDGIELIRRARKIRPSLIPIVMTGFATLETARAAVKEGAYDYVLKPFSLSEVKLAVSNALDRHRLQSENARLQELTAIFSVSQSMANIRTEFELHEFVLDSALKQVGAQRGSLMLATPDGRTLEVVASRGLPREADGARVNVADSISGRVVQTQKPLLVTNIRSHETAPMSRQLPHASFVSVPLAGESEHTSFAASGKGATQVLAVLNVCGKTNGTEFSEADLKVLDIMAKHAAAAIENIRLIRQCETGHISTLRQLAELQERRETNGVGRATQVAVVARAIAERLGLGPNELAAIELGSALYDLGKISLDDRLLSKADELTEEDWEAIRKHPIVGYDLARTAQFLPRKHLEIIRHHHERPDGSGYPDGLHGDRIPLLARVMSLADAYVAMSSKRAYRDALAAPQIVGEIKRLRGSQFDADASDVLVRMIEQGELG, via the coding sequence ATGAATGATTCCAACCGCATCCTGATCGTCGATGACGAGACCGTCATCCGCGAACTGCTCAGCGACATCCTTGCCGACGACGGGTACACCGTGGAATCGGTGGCGAGCGCGCCCGCTGCCCTCGATCTAATCACGGCGCGCGACGAGTTCGTCCTGTTGTTTACAGACATCATGATGCCGGAGATGGATGGCATCGAGCTGATCCGGCGCGCGCGCAAGATACGCCCTTCGCTCATCCCGATTGTCATGACCGGGTTCGCTACGCTGGAAACGGCGCGCGCGGCGGTGAAGGAAGGCGCGTACGACTATGTGCTGAAGCCGTTCAGCCTGAGCGAGGTGAAGCTCGCCGTATCGAACGCGTTGGACCGCCACCGCCTGCAATCCGAAAACGCGCGGCTGCAGGAGCTGACGGCTATCTTCTCGGTCAGCCAGTCCATGGCAAATATCCGCACCGAATTCGAACTGCACGAGTTTGTGCTCGATTCCGCGCTCAAACAGGTCGGTGCGCAGCGCGGATCGCTCATGCTGGCAACGCCGGACGGGCGCACGCTCGAAGTCGTTGCCAGCCGCGGCCTCCCGCGCGAGGCCGACGGCGCCCGCGTGAACGTGGCGGACAGCATCAGCGGGCGTGTCGTGCAGACGCAGAAACCGCTGCTCGTAACGAACATCCGTAGTCACGAGACAGCGCCCATGAGCCGCCAACTCCCCCACGCGTCATTCGTGTCGGTGCCGCTCGCGGGAGAGAGCGAACATACATCGTTCGCCGCGTCGGGCAAGGGAGCGACGCAAGTCCTCGCCGTGCTCAACGTGTGCGGGAAGACAAACGGCACGGAGTTCAGCGAGGCCGATCTAAAGGTGCTCGACATCATGGCGAAGCACGCCGCGGCGGCCATCGAAAACATTCGGTTGATTCGCCAATGCGAAACCGGGCACATCTCGACGTTGCGGCAACTGGCGGAACTGCAGGAACGGCGCGAAACCAACGGCGTCGGCCGTGCAACCCAGGTTGCGGTGGTCGCGCGCGCGATCGCAGAGCGCCTCGGCCTGGGTCCGAACGAACTCGCCGCGATCGAACTTGGATCCGCGCTGTACGATCTCGGAAAGATTTCCCTGGACGACCGGCTGCTATCGAAAGCGGACGAACTCACTGAAGAGGACTGGGAAGCCATCCGCAAGCACCCGATTGTCGGCTATGATTTGGCGCGGACAGCACAATTCCTGCCTCGGAAGCACCTCGAAATCATCCGGCACCATCACGAACGGCCCGACGGCAGCGGCTACCCCGACGGCCTGCACGGCGACCGAATTCCGCTGCTCGCGCGCGTCATGAGTCTGGCGGATGCGTACGTGGCCATGTCGAGCAAGCGCGCCTACCGCGACGCGCTGGCCGCACCGCAAATTGTCGGCGAGATCAAACGGTTGCGCGGCTCGCAATTCGACGCCGACGCGTCGGACGTGCTGGTCCGGATGATCGAGCAGGGCGAGCTTGGCTGA
- the argH gene encoding argininosuccinate lyase, whose product MAKQWGGRFEGKTDALVEALGQSVSFDARLAPWDIRASIAHARMLGAQGIISKSDSRKIISGLTAIAKDVDAGKFAFDPALEDVHTNIESALVKRIGDAGKRLHTARSRNDQIATDVRLWARDQIDAIDHQLAHLQEAFLRVAEAHVETILPGCTHLQHAQPVSLAHHMLAYFEMFHRDRIRFIELRTRVNIMPLGSAALAGTPHAIDRFAVAEELGFDAIAGNSMDAVSDRDYLIEFCANASIAMMHLSRLCEELILWSTPGYGFIEIGDAYTTGSSIMPQKKNPDVAELVRGKTGRVYGDLTSLLTLMKGLPLTYNRDMQEDKEPVFDASDTLQLCLRVVTAMMPSIAFKTDAMRDAAREGFLEATDVADYLVEKGVPFREAHGIVGRIVLHSTKNGKRLPDLTLDEFRKFSPKFDRDIARCLDPLTIMRRRDHIGGTAPRQVKAAIKRARQILKTLG is encoded by the coding sequence ATGGCGAAACAATGGGGCGGACGGTTCGAGGGGAAGACAGACGCATTGGTCGAGGCACTGGGTCAGTCCGTGTCGTTCGACGCGCGGCTCGCGCCGTGGGACATCCGCGCGAGTATCGCGCACGCACGCATGTTGGGCGCACAGGGAATCATTTCCAAATCGGACAGCAGGAAAATCATCTCGGGCCTGACCGCGATCGCGAAGGACGTCGACGCGGGCAAATTCGCGTTTGACCCGGCACTCGAGGACGTTCATACGAATATCGAATCGGCCTTGGTAAAGCGTATCGGCGACGCGGGCAAGCGCCTGCACACGGCGCGGAGCCGGAACGATCAGATTGCTACGGATGTCCGGCTCTGGGCGCGCGACCAGATTGACGCCATAGACCACCAGCTTGCGCACCTGCAGGAGGCGTTCCTGCGCGTCGCGGAAGCGCACGTGGAAACAATCCTGCCGGGTTGCACACACCTGCAGCACGCGCAGCCGGTGTCGCTCGCGCACCACATGCTGGCGTATTTCGAGATGTTCCATCGCGACCGAATCCGCTTCATCGAACTCCGCACGCGCGTGAACATCATGCCGCTCGGCTCCGCCGCGCTGGCTGGCACGCCGCACGCGATCGATCGCTTTGCCGTGGCGGAGGAACTTGGTTTCGACGCCATCGCCGGTAACAGCATGGACGCAGTATCGGACCGCGACTACCTCATCGAGTTTTGCGCGAACGCGTCGATCGCGATGATGCACCTGTCGCGGCTGTGCGAGGAACTCATCCTGTGGTCCACGCCCGGGTACGGCTTCATCGAGATCGGCGACGCCTACACGACCGGATCGAGCATCATGCCGCAAAAGAAAAACCCGGATGTGGCGGAACTGGTGCGCGGGAAAACGGGCCGGGTGTACGGCGACCTGACATCGCTCCTCACTCTGATGAAGGGCCTGCCGCTGACGTACAACCGCGACATGCAGGAGGACAAGGAACCCGTGTTCGACGCGTCAGACACGCTCCAATTGTGCCTCCGCGTGGTCACCGCAATGATGCCGTCGATCGCGTTCAAAACGGACGCCATGCGCGACGCCGCCCGCGAGGGCTTTCTCGAAGCCACGGACGTCGCGGATTATCTCGTCGAAAAAGGGGTGCCGTTCCGCGAAGCGCACGGGATTGTCGGACGCATCGTCTTGCACAGCACGAAGAACGGCAAGCGCCTGCCGGACCTTACGCTCGACGAGTTCCGAAAGTTCTCGCCGAAGTTCGACCGCGACATCGCGCGTTGTCTTGACCCGCTGACAATCATGCGTCGGCGTGACCACATCGGGGGCACGGCGCCGCGCCAGGTGAAGGCGGCGATCAAACGGGCGCGACAAATTCTCAAAACGCTTGGGTAG
- a CDS encoding argininosuccinate synthase, translating to MATKVKKIVLAYSGGLDTSVILKWLQETYKADVVAFIADIGQMEETDEAKDKAVKTGACAVYCENLREEFARDFVFPMMQANAMYEGWYLMGTSVARPLIAKAQIDVLRKEKADAVSHGATGKGNDQVRFELTYYAHEPNVTIIAPWRDPQWDLTSRTKLVDYAKKHGISVPVTAAKPYSSDRNLLHISFEGGILEDPWAEPPADMFLLSVDPTKAPDTPTYVEVDFEQGVPVAVNGERLSPASLMAKLNALGGANGIGRVDMVENRFVGMKSRGVYETPGGTILYAAHRAVESITMDREVMLLRDQLSPKIAQLIYNGFWYSPEMKAMMAFVKQSQEDVTGTARVKLYKGNCTVVGRRAAKTLYDPKISTFEEDEGAYSQADAGAFIRLNALRLRVRKKAGLE from the coding sequence ATGGCAACGAAGGTCAAAAAGATTGTGCTCGCCTACTCCGGCGGGCTGGACACGTCGGTCATTCTGAAATGGCTGCAGGAAACCTACAAGGCGGACGTGGTCGCGTTCATCGCGGACATAGGCCAGATGGAAGAGACCGATGAAGCGAAGGACAAAGCCGTCAAGACGGGCGCTTGCGCGGTGTATTGCGAAAACCTGCGCGAGGAGTTCGCGCGCGATTTCGTGTTTCCGATGATGCAGGCGAACGCGATGTACGAGGGCTGGTACCTCATGGGCACGAGCGTGGCGCGGCCCCTGATCGCGAAGGCGCAGATCGACGTGTTGCGCAAGGAGAAGGCGGACGCCGTCTCGCACGGTGCGACGGGCAAGGGTAACGATCAGGTGCGCTTCGAGCTGACGTACTACGCGCACGAGCCCAACGTCACGATCATTGCGCCGTGGCGCGATCCCCAGTGGGACCTCACAAGCCGCACGAAGTTGGTCGACTACGCGAAGAAACACGGCATATCCGTACCGGTGACGGCGGCGAAGCCGTATTCGTCCGACCGCAACCTGCTGCACATTTCGTTCGAGGGCGGAATTCTCGAAGACCCGTGGGCCGAGCCGCCGGCGGACATGTTCCTGTTGTCGGTCGACCCGACGAAGGCGCCGGACACGCCAACGTATGTGGAAGTGGATTTTGAGCAGGGCGTGCCGGTGGCCGTGAACGGCGAGCGCCTCTCCCCCGCTTCGCTGATGGCGAAACTGAACGCGCTCGGCGGAGCGAACGGCATCGGGCGCGTGGACATGGTCGAGAACCGCTTCGTGGGCATGAAGTCGCGCGGCGTATACGAAACTCCGGGCGGCACGATTCTCTACGCCGCGCACCGCGCCGTGGAATCGATTACCATGGACCGCGAGGTGATGCTGCTGCGCGACCAATTGTCGCCAAAGATTGCGCAACTGATCTACAACGGATTCTGGTATTCGCCCGAGATGAAGGCGATGATGGCGTTCGTGAAACAATCGCAGGAAGACGTCACAGGCACGGCCCGCGTGAAGCTGTACAAGGGCAACTGTACCGTCGTCGGCCGGCGCGCGGCAAAGACATTGTACGATCCGAAGATTTCGACGTTCGAAGAGGACGAGGGCGCGTACAGCCAGGCGGACGCGGGCGCGTTTATTCGATTGAACGCGCTTCGACTCCGCGTTCGTAAGAAGGCGGGGTTGGAGTAG
- the bstA gene encoding bacillithiol transferase BstA yields MSDPRFPIGPFSLEGDMTPDTLNGFIEIIENAPAEFRAAAAGLSDAQLDTPYRDGGWTVRQVIHHMADSHMNSYIRYKLALTEDNPTIKPYAEDRWAELEDGKSADVEVSLCLLKCVHERWVMCMRAMTLEQWQRTFHHPERGIVPLDETAALYAWHCKHHLAHITHLRERMGW; encoded by the coding sequence ATGAGCGATCCGCGGTTTCCCATCGGGCCTTTCTCGCTCGAAGGCGACATGACGCCGGACACACTGAACGGGTTCATCGAGATTATCGAAAACGCACCCGCGGAGTTTCGCGCGGCCGCCGCCGGCTTGTCGGACGCGCAATTGGATACGCCCTACAGGGACGGTGGCTGGACGGTCCGTCAAGTGATTCATCACATGGCCGACAGCCATATGAACAGCTACATTCGATACAAGCTCGCGTTGACGGAGGACAACCCAACGATTAAACCGTATGCGGAAGATCGATGGGCGGAACTTGAAGACGGGAAGAGCGCGGACGTGGAAGTCTCGCTCTGCCTCTTGAAATGCGTGCATGAGCGCTGGGTCATGTGCATGCGCGCGATGACGCTCGAGCAGTGGCAGCGCACGTTTCATCATCCCGAACGCGGCATTGTTCCGCTCGACGAGACGGCCGCGTTGTACGCGTGGCACTGTAAACATCACCTCGCGCACATCACACATCTGCGCGAGCGGATGGGTTGGTAG
- the argF gene encoding ornithine carbamoyltransferase: MFLDFISLADLSTDEILGLIDLADRLKRELRAGKVSRPLEGKTFALIFEKPSLRTRVTFETGIFQLGGHGIVLESGQIRLGERESVPDVARNLERWVDGIIARTFSHEAVVDLARYARVPVVNALTDKLHPCQVVADAQTLREHRGNLGSLKLAFVGDGNNVCASWLNFAARVPLNVTVVCPKGYEPDPEILAFAQREAKGEIEVTQDIEAGLKDADAVYTDVWASMGQEDESSKRKKIFAPFQVNAKLMSLAKKDALFLHCLPAKRGFEVTDDVMDGPQSIVFDEAENRLHAQKAILVQLIQNNAGERS, from the coding sequence ATGTTCCTGGATTTCATCTCGCTTGCGGACCTCTCGACCGACGAGATTCTCGGTCTGATCGATCTGGCAGACCGGCTGAAACGCGAACTGCGCGCAGGAAAGGTGTCGCGTCCGCTCGAAGGGAAAACGTTCGCGCTCATCTTCGAAAAACCGAGCCTGCGCACGCGGGTGACCTTTGAAACGGGAATCTTTCAACTCGGCGGTCATGGAATCGTCCTCGAGTCGGGGCAGATTCGGCTGGGTGAGCGCGAATCCGTGCCTGACGTTGCGCGCAATCTCGAACGCTGGGTAGACGGAATCATTGCGAGGACGTTCAGCCACGAAGCGGTTGTCGATCTCGCCCGGTACGCGCGCGTGCCCGTGGTCAACGCGTTGACGGACAAGTTGCACCCCTGCCAGGTGGTGGCGGACGCGCAAACGCTGCGCGAGCACCGCGGCAACCTGGGCAGCTTGAAGCTGGCCTTCGTGGGCGACGGAAACAACGTGTGCGCCTCGTGGCTCAATTTTGCGGCGCGCGTTCCGCTTAATGTAACTGTCGTGTGCCCGAAGGGCTACGAACCCGATCCCGAGATTCTCGCGTTCGCGCAGCGCGAGGCGAAGGGCGAAATCGAAGTAACGCAAGACATCGAAGCCGGATTGAAAGACGCCGATGCCGTCTATACCGACGTGTGGGCGAGCATGGGCCAGGAAGACGAGAGCAGCAAACGCAAAAAGATTTTCGCCCCCTTCCAGGTGAACGCGAAGCTGATGTCGCTCGCAAAAAAGGACGCGCTGTTCCTGCACTGCCTGCCGGCAAAACGCGGGTTTGAAGTGACCGACGACGTGATGGACGGCCCGCAGTCGATCGTGTTCGACGAAGCGGAGAACCGGCTGCACGCGCAGAAGGCGATTCTCGTGCAGCTCATCCAAAACAACGCCGGAGAAAGGTCATGA
- a CDS encoding aspartate aminotransferase family protein — MKTDEIKSLTEAHIINTYGSRSIAFVRGEGTKLWDAEGNEYLDFFGGIAVAALGHCHPKVTAAITQQAATLVHVSNLYLTQPCAELASLLCKHSFADKWFFSNCGATAIEAAIKLARRYWAQQGTPKPVIVSMQQSFHGRTMAAITATGQPKYHEGFAPMLPGIVHVPFNDHAELMKALTPEVGAVLLEPVQGEGGIRVADTEYLKSVRALCDARNVLLIFDEIQCGMGRTGTLFAHEQYGVTPDIVALAKALANGMPIGAMGCTEKVASGFSVGSHASTFGGNPVCTAAAKATVEAMLEPGFLDRVKQTGAYFMDKLNGLKAKHDSIVEVRGKGLMIGVELKNAVAPVVAKMLDARVVCGPAGLNVLRFVPPLIVTKEQVEHVVATLDRVLGAN, encoded by the coding sequence ATGAAAACGGACGAGATCAAGTCGCTCACCGAAGCGCACATCATTAACACGTACGGTTCGCGGTCGATCGCATTTGTGCGGGGCGAAGGCACGAAGCTGTGGGACGCAGAAGGCAACGAGTACCTCGATTTCTTCGGGGGAATCGCCGTGGCGGCGCTCGGGCACTGTCATCCGAAGGTAACCGCCGCCATCACCCAACAAGCCGCCACCCTCGTCCACGTCTCAAACCTCTACCTCACCCAGCCCTGCGCCGAACTCGCCTCCCTCCTCTGCAAACATTCCTTCGCCGATAAATGGTTCTTCAGCAATTGCGGTGCGACGGCGATCGAAGCGGCAATCAAGTTGGCGCGGCGGTATTGGGCGCAGCAGGGCACGCCAAAGCCGGTGATTGTATCGATGCAACAGTCGTTTCACGGGCGGACGATGGCGGCGATTACAGCAACGGGGCAGCCGAAGTATCACGAAGGCTTCGCGCCGATGCTGCCGGGAATCGTACACGTACCGTTCAACGACCACGCCGAACTCATGAAGGCCCTGACCCCCGAGGTTGGGGCCGTTTTGTTGGAGCCCGTGCAGGGCGAAGGCGGCATTCGCGTAGCGGACACCGAATACCTGAAAAGCGTGCGCGCCCTGTGCGACGCGCGGAACGTGTTATTGATCTTCGACGAAATCCAGTGCGGCATGGGCCGCACGGGCACGCTCTTCGCCCACGAACAGTACGGCGTGACGCCGGACATCGTCGCGCTGGCGAAGGCGCTCGCGAACGGCATGCCGATTGGCGCGATGGGGTGTACCGAGAAAGTCGCTTCCGGGTTCAGCGTCGGGTCGCACGCGTCGACCTTTGGCGGGAATCCCGTGTGCACCGCGGCGGCAAAAGCGACTGTAGAAGCCATGCTCGAGCCCGGTTTTCTCGATCGCGTCAAACAGACCGGCGCGTATTTCATGGACAAATTGAACGGGCTGAAGGCGAAGCACGATTCCATCGTGGAGGTACGCGGCAAGGGCTTGATGATCGGTGTGGAATTGAAGAACGCCGTTGCGCCGGTCGTTGCGAAGATGCTCGATGCGCGGGTTGTGTGCGGGCCTGCGGGACTCAACGTGTTGCGGTTTGTGCCGCCGCTAATCGTAACGAAGGAACAGGTCGAACACGTCGTCGCAACACTCGACCGGGTGCTTGGAGCAAACTGA
- a CDS encoding zinc ribbon domain-containing protein → MPTYTYQCQVCHEPTDVFHAMSAKPRVKCASCGSGKMKKLLGTGAGIIFKGSGFYQTDYKNSGGNGKGDTAAKAEGKSEGKSEGKSESKGESKSTPAAEKSTAKKKD, encoded by the coding sequence ATGCCAACCTACACCTACCAGTGCCAGGTTTGCCACGAGCCGACCGATGTCTTCCATGCAATGTCGGCGAAACCAAGGGTGAAATGCGCCTCGTGCGGCAGCGGAAAAATGAAGAAGCTGCTGGGCACGGGCGCGGGAATCATTTTCAAGGGTTCGGGCTTCTACCAGACGGACTATAAGAACTCGGGCGGAAACGGCAAGGGCGACACCGCGGCAAAGGCCGAGGGCAAGTCCGAGGGCAAGTCCGAAGGAAAGTCCGAGTCGAAGGGCGAATCGAAGTCTACGCCAGCGGCGGAAAAGTCGACGGCAAAGAAAAAGGACTGA
- a CDS encoding prolipoprotein diacylglyceryl transferase, with amino-acid sequence MRPFLFQIGDYFVASYSAMMFLAVLAAAATAIFRVRRASLDGATLAKGMLIAIVTGWLFGRVGLWLDGTARDAGLRILSPTYAAPGSLTYFLLGVCAGLLIFAAIIGRTAWNYFDALAPSTFVALAFAKIGCLFGGCCAGSLCPSALGITYPYGTPAYEHQYRAGKLAVPDNLLRPGEHKDDSPFWGELQVISLQPEFLARRVESAGLPGDSAPRILEGASSHRSLPVWPVPIAVSVTSLALWMAAERVYRASQRPGTTVAFVFAGYGLLRLTFDWFIAQRGSTHFGMTVAQWVGVCALALGAAVYARRAKPAPPEH; translated from the coding sequence ATGCGGCCATTTCTGTTTCAGATTGGCGACTACTTTGTCGCGTCGTATTCGGCGATGATGTTTCTCGCCGTGCTCGCGGCCGCGGCGACGGCGATATTTCGCGTCAGACGCGCGTCGCTCGATGGTGCTACGTTGGCGAAGGGTATGCTCATAGCCATCGTCACCGGCTGGTTGTTCGGCCGCGTTGGCCTCTGGCTCGACGGCACCGCACGCGACGCGGGCCTGCGCATTCTGTCGCCCACCTACGCGGCGCCGGGCTCTCTCACGTATTTCCTGCTCGGCGTGTGTGCCGGCCTGCTGATCTTCGCGGCGATTATCGGCAGAACGGCATGGAACTACTTCGACGCGCTTGCGCCCTCGACGTTCGTAGCGCTTGCGTTCGCCAAAATCGGTTGCCTGTTTGGCGGGTGCTGCGCGGGGTCCCTGTGCCCATCGGCGCTGGGCATCACGTATCCCTACGGTACGCCGGCGTACGAACACCAGTACCGCGCTGGCAAGCTTGCTGTGCCCGACAATCTGCTCCGTCCGGGCGAGCACAAAGACGATTCGCCGTTCTGGGGTGAACTGCAGGTCATTTCGCTTCAGCCGGAATTTCTGGCTAGACGTGTCGAGTCTGCCGGATTGCCCGGGGACTCCGCGCCACGAATCCTCGAAGGCGCATCGAGCCATCGTTCCCTGCCGGTTTGGCCCGTGCCTATTGCGGTCAGCGTGACGTCGCTTGCACTCTGGATGGCAGCGGAACGTGTGTACCGCGCATCGCAACGGCCCGGCACGACCGTCGCCTTTGTGTTCGCGGGCTACGGACTGCTTCGTCTCACGTTCGACTGGTTCATCGCGCAACGCGGTTCTACTCATTTTGGCATGACGGTTGCGCAATGGGTAGGCGTTTGCGCGTTGGCGCTCGGCGCCGCTGTCTACGCGCGGCGAGCGAAACCCGCGCCGCCAGAGCATTGA
- a CDS encoding TMEM198/TM7SF3 family protein, with protein sequence MEPTAQLSNIPPLTENGAVAIAIFVGTLYCFLGYRTLKVIICLTGFILAGGMAATLGAYFGQGNYWIAVAAGLIGGLCGAAALIFLFKLGLFMLGMLATALVAHMLLLGRPESWIVFAVLGAGVLGGLLAVALEKFIVILATAAIGAWFTVCGLGYFLIGPKFLDIMQEPLELGRDRTVVAACWATVAIAGALAQFATNRVKREVVVKDAG encoded by the coding sequence GTGGAACCGACCGCACAGCTCTCGAACATTCCGCCATTGACCGAAAACGGCGCGGTGGCCATCGCCATCTTTGTGGGAACGCTGTATTGTTTCCTCGGATACCGCACGCTCAAGGTCATTATTTGCCTGACAGGATTCATTCTCGCCGGCGGAATGGCGGCGACGCTCGGCGCGTACTTCGGCCAGGGCAACTACTGGATTGCCGTGGCGGCGGGCTTGATCGGCGGGCTGTGCGGCGCGGCGGCGCTCATCTTTCTGTTCAAACTCGGACTGTTCATGCTCGGCATGCTCGCCACGGCGCTTGTCGCGCACATGCTGCTATTGGGCCGGCCCGAGTCCTGGATCGTTTTCGCCGTGCTCGGTGCGGGAGTCCTGGGTGGTTTGCTCGCCGTCGCGCTCGAGAAGTTCATCGTGATCCTCGCGACGGCCGCGATCGGCGCGTGGTTCACCGTATGCGGATTGGGTTATTTCCTAATCGGTCCGAAGTTTCTCGATATCATGCAGGAGCCGCTCGAACTCGGCCGTGACCGAACGGTTGTCGCCGCGTGCTGGGCCACAGTTGCGATCGCCGGCGCGCTTGCGCAATTCGCCACGAACCGCGTCAAGCGGGAGGTTGTGGTCAAAGACGCAGGGTAA